The Peribacillus sp. FSL E2-0218 genome contains a region encoding:
- a CDS encoding sigma 54-interacting transcriptional regulator, which produces MDYFTSALLSIYDQLIVTDKKGIILKSNGTRNSLFHTIKSASAGGSIKDVEQDLFSTSLAEEVMAKHEKKTFMQSSWQGLEMLVTAYPIESGEWVWAYKEINDSYPDNSGNQSGPVAESKKPSFPFVIRSNSMLEVLHKMQMVCDVSATVLLLGESGVGKEMAARAIHNMGKRSEGPFIPVNCGAIPENLIESELFGYVEGAFTSARKGGAMGKFTLAHKGILFLDEVGELPLNVQVKLLRVLQERIVTPIGSSTSHPVDIQVIAATNKSLEKMVKKGEFREDLYYRLHVVPIHLPPLRDRVDEIPYLVQFFLQKYNTLYNRMIAFTPDAIDMLCIHQWPGNVRELENIVERLTITSRTPEVDVTMIKEVLPIKEPKRTSTPVIDFLMPLQEAVDLVEEQLINMAMEQYKSLKLAAKVLEVSQPTMSRKYKKIRDKIEEARLSPVNKRTILEEQINKRLRSIAVVTAAIIPAEEVIRLQQNTNLSNSYSQKLKQKLTLIQEKEGVIEWVFIFSMTDDGRLIHLVADKGFVIEPMEEYIGPPEMMNIAYQAFNGKAGVTPIYEDKYGEWKTSLAPIIDDDGNIVAIVGCDYSKSYINSEMQRLSKQLKILI; this is translated from the coding sequence ATGGATTACTTCACCTCTGCACTCTTGTCTATTTATGATCAGCTTATCGTGACAGATAAAAAAGGCATCATATTGAAATCGAACGGAACGAGAAATTCCTTATTCCATACAATTAAATCTGCTAGTGCAGGCGGTTCTATCAAGGATGTCGAACAAGATCTATTTTCTACGAGCCTGGCAGAAGAGGTTATGGCCAAACATGAAAAAAAAACGTTCATGCAATCCTCATGGCAAGGGCTTGAGATGCTGGTGACGGCATACCCGATTGAATCAGGAGAATGGGTTTGGGCCTACAAAGAAATTAACGACTCTTATCCAGATAATTCAGGAAATCAATCCGGGCCAGTCGCAGAATCGAAAAAACCATCTTTTCCATTTGTGATCCGAAGTAATTCCATGCTTGAAGTTCTTCATAAAATGCAAATGGTTTGTGATGTTAGCGCAACAGTCCTTTTATTAGGCGAATCCGGTGTAGGAAAGGAAATGGCTGCCAGGGCCATACATAACATGGGTAAAAGAAGCGAAGGACCGTTCATACCAGTCAATTGCGGCGCTATCCCGGAAAACTTGATTGAAAGCGAACTGTTTGGCTACGTAGAAGGGGCTTTTACCAGTGCAAGAAAAGGCGGAGCCATGGGAAAATTCACACTTGCTCATAAGGGGATCTTATTCTTGGATGAAGTGGGAGAATTACCGCTTAACGTACAGGTCAAACTGCTTCGGGTTCTTCAAGAACGCATTGTCACACCAATTGGCAGTTCCACCTCCCACCCTGTTGACATTCAAGTGATTGCAGCGACCAATAAATCACTTGAAAAAATGGTGAAGAAAGGGGAATTCAGAGAAGACTTATATTATCGCCTTCATGTCGTGCCGATCCACCTTCCGCCGCTTAGAGATCGTGTAGATGAGATCCCCTATCTGGTTCAATTTTTCTTACAAAAGTACAATACACTGTACAATCGAATGATAGCTTTCACCCCGGATGCGATCGACATGCTATGTATCCATCAATGGCCAGGTAACGTACGTGAACTTGAAAATATCGTGGAAAGGCTTACAATTACGAGCAGAACACCTGAAGTGGATGTTACGATGATTAAAGAGGTCCTTCCTATTAAAGAGCCCAAACGGACTTCAACACCTGTTATCGATTTTCTAATGCCATTGCAAGAAGCAGTAGACCTTGTGGAGGAACAACTGATTAACATGGCAATGGAACAATACAAGTCATTGAAATTAGCGGCGAAGGTATTGGAAGTTAGCCAGCCCACTATGAGTAGAAAATATAAAAAAATCCGTGATAAAATCGAAGAGGCACGACTATCACCAGTAAATAAACGGACCATCTTAGAAGAGCAAATAAATAAACGGCTCCGCTCCATTGCCGTTGTGACTGCAGCAATCATTCCCGCTGAGGAGGTTATTCGCCTACAACAAAACACCAACCTCTCAAATTCCTACTCTCAAAAATTGAAACAAAAGCTTACCTTGATCCAAGAAAAAGAAGGCGTAATTGAATGGGTTTTTATATTTAGCATGACGGATGATGGACGTCTGATTCACCTCGTTGCAGACAAAGGCTTTGTAATTGAGCCGATGGAAGAATATATCGGTCCGCCAGAAATGATGAACATTGCTTACCAAGCGTTTAATGGTAAAGCAGGTGTTACCCCCATATACGAAGACAAGTACGGTGAGTGGAAAACAAGCCTAGCACCCATTATTGATGATGATGGCAATATCGTTGCCATTGTCGGATGTGATTATAGCAAATCTTATATTAATTCGGAAATGCAACGTCTCAGTAAGCAACTCAAAATCCTAATTTAA
- a CDS encoding PRD domain-containing protein translates to MKIKKIFNNNVALTEDSNQTEMVVMGRGLAFQKKNGDEIDPVNIEKTFITPSKAFADKLSDLLDEIPYEMMELSKDIIEMANGDLQTELNDSLYLTLSDHIHFAVTRTKNGVPIKNALMWEVQKFYKAEYRAAFKALNMIKAETGVSMPEDEAASIALHLFNARQDGSGMEETMAMTNIVNDVTNIVKYHYGFDFNEESMNYSRFITHLRYFAYRILRGELNDDNNDGLYQQVKLQYPQADQCTKKVQAYLKKQYEMEMTTDELAYFIIHIQRVSNREKK, encoded by the coding sequence ATGAAAATTAAAAAAATATTTAATAATAATGTCGCTTTAACAGAAGATTCAAATCAAACTGAGATGGTCGTCATGGGGAGAGGTCTCGCCTTCCAGAAAAAAAATGGCGATGAAATCGATCCAGTAAATATCGAGAAAACCTTTATTACCCCTTCTAAAGCCTTCGCTGACAAATTATCTGATTTGCTCGATGAAATTCCATATGAAATGATGGAGCTCTCAAAAGATATTATCGAGATGGCAAATGGGGACCTGCAGACAGAGTTGAATGACTCACTTTATTTAACTTTATCCGATCATATTCACTTTGCTGTCACAAGAACAAAGAACGGGGTTCCTATAAAGAATGCGCTTATGTGGGAAGTGCAAAAGTTCTATAAAGCCGAGTACCGTGCTGCCTTTAAAGCATTGAATATGATAAAAGCGGAAACAGGAGTAAGCATGCCTGAGGATGAAGCAGCATCCATTGCCTTGCATCTTTTCAATGCACGGCAAGATGGCTCTGGTATGGAAGAGACAATGGCGATGACGAATATCGTCAATGATGTGACCAATATCGTTAAATATCATTATGGTTTTGATTTTAATGAAGAATCGATGAATTACAGCCGGTTCATCACCCATCTCCGTTATTTCGCATATAGGATTCTGCGCGGTGAGTTAAATGACGACAATAATGATGGTTTATATCAGCAAGTGAAGCTGCAATACCCTCAAGCCGACCAATGTACGAAGAAAGTGCAGGCTTATTTGAAAAAGCAATATGAAATGGAAATGACCACCGATGAGTTAGCCTATTTTATCATTCATATCCAGCGGGTTTCGAATCGGGAAAAAAAATAA
- a CDS encoding glycoside hydrolase family 1 protein, producing the protein MTQFEAKFPKNFYWGGATAANQIEGGFDEGGKGLSAADFVEYIPKDQRTKDNAMEITSEQIRKALSGESTARYPKREGIDFYHRYKEDIALLAEMGFTAFRLSIHWARIFPNGYDEVPNEAGLQFYDNVFAELKKYNIEPIVTLSHYETPYGLTDKYNGWVGREVINHFVHYAETVFTRYKNMVKYWISFNEINMITISPFTGGGVISDKEANSMQARYQGLHHQFVASALATKKLHEIIPDGKMGCMLARMSHYPNTPNPADVIKAQKDNQENLFFTDVHVRGEYPKYMDRFFIENNIEIIKGTGDDEILKQHPVDYITISYYMSMLSSASPEGERTEGNLMNSLKNPYLEASEWGWQIDPIGLRVVLNEMYDRYQVPIFMVENGLGAYDQVEEDGSIHDHYRIDYLRKHIEQMKEAVGDGVELMGYLAWGPIDLVSMSTSEMSKRYGFIYVDKDDEGNGSLERSRKDSFYWYKKTIESNGEAL; encoded by the coding sequence ATGACACAATTCGAAGCAAAATTCCCGAAAAATTTTTATTGGGGAGGCGCAACTGCCGCCAACCAAATTGAAGGCGGATTTGATGAAGGTGGTAAAGGATTATCCGCGGCTGACTTTGTTGAGTATATTCCTAAAGATCAAAGAACGAAAGATAACGCAATGGAAATCACCTCTGAACAAATTCGAAAAGCACTAAGTGGTGAATCGACGGCACGTTATCCTAAACGTGAGGGCATTGATTTCTATCACCGCTATAAAGAAGATATCGCTTTACTTGCTGAGATGGGCTTTACGGCATTCCGGCTTTCCATTCATTGGGCAAGGATTTTCCCTAATGGCTACGATGAAGTGCCAAATGAAGCAGGCTTACAATTTTATGACAACGTATTTGCGGAATTAAAGAAATATAATATTGAGCCAATCGTTACATTATCACATTATGAAACACCTTATGGCTTGACGGATAAATATAATGGCTGGGTCGGTCGTGAGGTAATCAATCATTTTGTACATTATGCAGAAACGGTTTTTACACGTTATAAAAATATGGTGAAATATTGGATTTCATTTAACGAAATCAATATGATCACCATCAGCCCTTTTACCGGCGGAGGCGTCATATCAGATAAGGAAGCAAACTCCATGCAGGCAAGATATCAAGGTTTGCACCATCAATTTGTCGCAAGTGCACTGGCCACAAAAAAATTACATGAAATCATCCCTGATGGAAAAATGGGGTGCATGCTGGCAAGGATGAGCCATTATCCAAACACACCCAATCCTGCAGATGTCATAAAGGCGCAAAAGGATAATCAGGAAAATCTCTTCTTTACAGATGTGCATGTTCGTGGTGAGTATCCTAAATATATGGATCGTTTCTTCATTGAAAATAATATTGAGATCATCAAAGGAACTGGGGATGACGAGATCCTTAAGCAGCATCCAGTGGATTACATCACCATTAGTTATTACATGTCCATGTTATCCTCCGCTTCCCCAGAAGGAGAGCGAACAGAAGGAAACTTGATGAATTCATTAAAAAACCCTTATTTAGAAGCGTCTGAATGGGGATGGCAAATTGATCCGATCGGGCTGCGTGTCGTATTGAATGAGATGTATGATCGCTATCAAGTGCCCATCTTCATGGTTGAAAATGGATTGGGTGCCTATGATCAGGTCGAAGAAGACGGTTCGATCCATGATCACTATCGGATTGATTACTTAAGGAAACATATCGAGCAAATGAAAGAAGCTGTCGGTGATGGAGTTGAATTGATGGGGTACCTGGCCTGGGGACCTATCGACTTAGTTTCCATGTCAACAAGTGAGATGTCGAAACGGTACGGCTTCATTTATGTCGATAAAGATGACGAAGGCAATGGAAGTTTGGAAAGAAGCCGTAAAGATTCTTTCTACTGGTATAAAAAAACGATAGAAAGTAATGGTGAAGCACTATAA
- a CDS encoding beta-glucoside-specific PTS transporter subunit IIABC has translation MDNKQLGNRIVQLVGGEENINSLVHCATRLRFKLNDRQKADKEALSTIPDVLTVVEKGGQFQVVIGNKVGKVYTEIMNNHPIHHQDPSNENESNEKVGIISKIFEYISGTFSPLVPALAGAGMIKALLAILNILNLIDINGTTYSVLNAASSGLFYFLPIFVAISAAKKLKANPFVGGAIGAGLLDPNFTAMLKADGQVSFMNIPLIVTDYSSTVFPLLIAMAVFAPLERFVKKRTPDTIQLFFVPMVGILVMVPLTALVFGPFAQYISLAIGAAVTYLVAKSAILTGIIIACIWPILVILGVHWGVVPIMIDNFSRGGDIIGPITAASTFAQMGIAFGIFLRARKNKELRSLSFAGTLSGLFAGITEPILYGIVLRYKKLIPLLLIAGSIGGAIVATFNVRLFGFAFNSLLTIPAYSPTIGYISGIGAAFLSAAVLAFLFGTEGKKKTGDVNAGKAPKDTASQSEAGSNKTYELSAPLKGEMIPLENVDDAVFSSGAMGKGVAIEPAEGMVSAPFDGKVVTLFPTKHAIGLISDDGIEVLIHIGLDTVQLGGKHFDAHVEAGSVVNKGDKLVTFDMKGIKEAGYQATTPVIITNTAEYLDVVPTKSRPVTLEDTILTIVK, from the coding sequence ATGGATAATAAACAGTTAGGCAATCGAATCGTCCAATTGGTGGGCGGCGAAGAAAATATCAATTCCCTCGTACATTGTGCCACACGATTAAGGTTCAAGCTGAATGATCGCCAAAAAGCTGACAAAGAAGCATTGAGCACAATCCCTGATGTTCTAACCGTTGTCGAAAAAGGCGGTCAATTCCAGGTGGTTATTGGCAATAAAGTAGGGAAAGTGTATACAGAGATCATGAATAACCATCCTATTCATCATCAAGATCCTTCCAATGAAAATGAAAGCAATGAAAAAGTGGGCATCATCTCAAAAATCTTTGAATATATTTCCGGGACATTTTCTCCATTGGTGCCCGCACTGGCAGGAGCGGGCATGATCAAAGCGCTGCTTGCAATCCTTAATATTTTGAATCTAATTGATATAAATGGAACAACCTATTCCGTATTGAATGCTGCATCAAGCGGTCTCTTTTATTTCTTGCCAATCTTCGTAGCCATTTCCGCCGCTAAGAAATTGAAAGCAAACCCGTTCGTTGGCGGCGCCATCGGGGCAGGCTTACTCGATCCCAATTTCACGGCCATGCTAAAAGCCGACGGGCAAGTAAGTTTCATGAATATTCCGCTGATCGTGACGGATTATTCATCAACCGTTTTTCCCTTGTTAATTGCGATGGCTGTTTTTGCTCCTTTAGAACGCTTCGTAAAAAAACGCACACCGGATACGATTCAATTGTTCTTTGTTCCAATGGTGGGTATTTTGGTCATGGTTCCATTAACGGCCTTAGTGTTCGGACCGTTTGCACAATACATTAGTTTAGCGATCGGGGCTGCCGTTACTTACTTGGTAGCTAAATCAGCAATCTTGACCGGTATCATCATTGCCTGCATTTGGCCAATACTGGTCATCCTAGGTGTGCATTGGGGCGTCGTACCGATCATGATCGATAATTTCTCACGTGGCGGAGATATAATTGGACCCATTACAGCTGCCTCTACATTTGCGCAGATGGGGATCGCCTTTGGTATCTTTTTACGCGCCAGGAAAAATAAAGAATTACGTTCCCTTTCATTTGCGGGTACGTTATCTGGATTGTTCGCAGGGATAACGGAACCGATTCTTTACGGGATAGTATTAAGATATAAAAAGTTAATACCATTATTATTGATAGCCGGTTCGATTGGCGGCGCCATCGTCGCAACATTCAATGTAAGGTTATTTGGATTTGCTTTCAATAGTCTTCTGACCATCCCGGCCTATTCACCTACAATCGGCTATATTAGTGGAATCGGCGCCGCATTCCTATCTGCAGCCGTTCTAGCGTTCCTTTTTGGTACAGAAGGAAAGAAAAAGACTGGTGACGTTAATGCTGGAAAAGCGCCAAAAGACACTGCCTCTCAATCAGAAGCTGGCTCGAACAAAACCTATGAATTATCTGCACCATTAAAAGGTGAGATGATACCTTTGGAAAACGTGGATGATGCCGTATTTTCAAGCGGGGCAATGGGTAAGGGGGTGGCAATCGAACCAGCTGAGGGGATGGTTTCAGCCCCATTCGATGGAAAGGTAGTGACGCTATTCCCAACAAAACATGCAATTGGCTTAATCAGTGATGATGGGATTGAAGTATTGATCCATATCGGACTTGATACAGTTCAATTGGGCGGCAAACACTTTGACGCACATGTTGAAGCTGGTTCAGTCGTTAATAAAGGAGACAAACTGGTAACCTTCGATATGAAAGGTATTAAAGAGGCTGGCTATCAAGCTACAACACCCGTGATCATCACTAACACGGCAGAGTATTTAGATGTTGTACCAACAAAATCAAGACCCGTTACTTTAGAAGATACAATATTAACTATTGTAAAATAA